In Pirellulales bacterium, one DNA window encodes the following:
- a CDS encoding zinc ABC transporter substrate-binding protein translates to MRVTQATWLCSRSALPATIDNRLASSELGGAGHLGLWLGVLLLAAVAAPGCRDDGTASDAPSSRRHPLRITTTCGMVTDIVRIIAGPRANVTGLMGEGVDPHLYKPTRNDVKRLMEADIVFYSGLLLEGRMTDTLTKVATAGRPVIAVTAALDEQYLREPPEFAGHPDPHVWMDVAAWSQCVAHVGESLAAFDPEFAEEYRVRAAEYRQELGALEQYARDVIATVPESQRALVTAHDAFGYFSRAYAIPVRSVQGLSTESEAGVDDINRLVDFLVTQRIPAIFVESSVSEKNIRAVIEGAASRGAKVAIGGQLYSDAMGAPGTYEGTYLGMIDHNATTIARALGGTAPERGRLGRLSVATPTPSALGASP, encoded by the coding sequence ATGCGAGTGACCCAAGCTACTTGGCTGTGTTCGCGCAGCGCTTTGCCCGCGACAATCGACAATCGCCTGGCGTCGAGTGAATTGGGCGGCGCCGGCCACCTTGGACTGTGGCTCGGCGTACTCCTGCTTGCGGCAGTCGCCGCGCCCGGCTGCCGCGACGACGGAACCGCCAGCGATGCGCCGTCGTCCCGTCGCCATCCACTGCGCATCACCACGACTTGTGGCATGGTCACCGATATTGTGCGTATCATCGCCGGGCCGCGAGCCAACGTGACGGGCCTGATGGGCGAAGGCGTCGACCCGCACCTCTACAAGCCGACGCGGAACGACGTCAAGCGGCTCATGGAAGCCGACATCGTGTTCTATTCCGGGCTGCTGCTTGAAGGGCGGATGACCGACACGCTCACCAAGGTTGCGACCGCGGGCCGTCCGGTGATCGCCGTGACCGCCGCGCTCGACGAGCAGTATCTCCGCGAGCCGCCCGAGTTCGCCGGGCACCCGGACCCGCACGTGTGGATGGACGTCGCCGCGTGGAGTCAATGCGTGGCCCATGTCGGTGAGAGCCTGGCCGCCTTCGATCCGGAGTTCGCCGAAGAGTACCGCGTGCGCGCGGCCGAATATCGCCAAGAGTTGGGCGCCCTCGAACAATATGCTCGTGACGTCATCGCGACGGTGCCCGAATCGCAGCGCGCGCTGGTCACGGCACACGACGCCTTCGGCTACTTCTCGCGGGCCTATGCGATTCCCGTGCGCAGCGTGCAAGGATTGAGCACCGAATCGGAGGCCGGCGTCGACGACATCAACCGGCTGGTCGATTTCCTGGTGACCCAGCGCATTCCCGCGATTTTCGTCGAATCGAGCGTCTCGGAAAAGAACATCCGCGCCGTGATCGAAGGCGCAGCCAGCCGGGGTGCGAAAGTCGCCATCGGGGGCCAATTGTATTCCGATGCCATGGGTGCTCCCGGTACTTATGAAGGGACCTATCTCGGCATGATCGACCACAACGCGACGACGATCGCCCGCGCCTTGGGAGGCACCGCACCGGAACGCGGACGGCTGGGCCGCCTCTCCGTGGCGACGCCCACGCCTTCGGCTCTCGGAGCATCGCCATGA
- a CDS encoding metal ABC transporter ATP-binding protein produces the protein MPLSVRDLTVAYHRKPVLWEVDYDAPRGSLIAIVGPNGAGKSTLIKAILELVPRVSGEVLIYGQPYRRQRRLVGYVPQRESVDWDFPVSALDVVAMGLYRRIGWFRPVTKSHKRLALAALERVGMADFARRQISQLSGGQQQRVFLARALAQDAELYFMDEPFASVDAATERAIVDVLQQLRAAGKTTLVVHHDLQTVPEYFDQVILLNMRVVVAGPTAEVFTPDNLRKTYGGKLALLDQAGQRLEMGHGRP, from the coding sequence ATGCCGCTTTCGGTGCGCGACCTGACCGTCGCCTATCACCGCAAGCCTGTGCTCTGGGAAGTCGACTACGACGCCCCGCGCGGCAGCTTGATCGCAATCGTCGGCCCGAATGGCGCCGGGAAAAGCACGCTGATCAAGGCGATTCTCGAATTGGTGCCACGGGTCTCGGGCGAAGTGCTGATCTATGGGCAGCCCTATCGGCGCCAGCGCCGGCTTGTCGGCTATGTGCCGCAGCGAGAAAGCGTCGATTGGGATTTTCCGGTCAGCGCGCTCGACGTGGTCGCGATGGGCCTGTATCGGCGCATCGGCTGGTTCCGCCCGGTGACCAAGTCCCACAAGCGCCTGGCACTGGCCGCGTTGGAGCGCGTTGGCATGGCCGACTTCGCGCGCCGGCAAATCAGTCAGCTCTCCGGTGGCCAGCAGCAGCGCGTGTTCCTAGCGCGCGCCTTGGCGCAAGACGCCGAGTTGTATTTCATGGACGAGCCGTTCGCTTCGGTCGACGCGGCGACCGAGCGGGCCATCGTCGACGTGCTGCAACAACTTCGCGCCGCCGGCAAGACCACGCTCGTCGTGCATCACGACTTGCAGACGGTCCCAGAGTATTTTGACCAGGTCATCCTGCTCAACATGCGCGTCGTGGTTGCTGGGCCGACGGCCGAGGTGTTCACGCCGGACAACCTGCGCAAGACCTACGGCGGCAAGCTGGCGCTGCTCGACCAGGCCGGGCAACGGCTGGAAATGGGGCACGGCAGGCCATGA
- a CDS encoding metal ABC transporter permease has product MIRLGQRQAAGSASTLGMALVLVLAGTDTRRVEAADTASPSPEVTSLADNRFTWPSRERLVRVLTLRDYNTRIVLVGTALLGAVAGVVGTFMLLRKRSLVGDVVSHASLPGIAAAFLWMEALSPGGGRWLPGLLLGALLAGFAGMACVVAISRLTRIKEDAALAIVLSVFFGFGIVLFTVVQAIPSGTVAGLQGFIFGKAAALVAADVQLIAWTSLVALTVCAAFFKEFSLLCFDDGYAAASGWPVVALDLLLMALVSTVTVIGLQSVGLLMVVALLIVPAVSARFWTDHLPALVIGAGTLGCLTAVAGTLSSALFSRLPTGAIIVLCGCAAFLLSMFASPRHGLVRRWIVQHKLQASIDRQHLLRACFEYLEDHAAESVDGATARVVPLQALATARAWPPRTLRRLINAAERDELLYQTDAASCQLTEAGWHRAKQVARNHRLWELYLISRADVAPQRVDRYADMIEHVLEPEIVLQLEAQLAAQSADRVVVPPSPHGPLARGEEA; this is encoded by the coding sequence ATGATTCGCCTCGGTCAGCGGCAAGCGGCCGGCTCCGCCTCGACGCTTGGCATGGCGCTGGTGCTGGTGCTCGCCGGCACCGACACGCGCCGGGTCGAGGCCGCCGACACGGCGTCGCCGTCGCCCGAAGTTACGTCGCTGGCCGACAATCGTTTCACCTGGCCTTCGCGCGAGCGCCTGGTCCGCGTCCTCACGTTGCGCGACTACAACACCCGTATCGTCCTCGTCGGCACGGCGCTGTTGGGCGCCGTGGCGGGCGTCGTCGGAACTTTCATGTTGCTGCGCAAGCGCAGTCTCGTTGGCGACGTCGTCAGTCACGCTTCGCTGCCGGGCATCGCGGCAGCTTTCTTATGGATGGAAGCCCTGTCGCCTGGCGGCGGCCGTTGGCTTCCCGGTTTGCTGCTGGGGGCTCTGCTGGCAGGCTTCGCCGGCATGGCGTGCGTCGTGGCCATCAGCCGGCTCACGCGCATCAAGGAAGACGCCGCACTGGCCATCGTGCTCAGCGTGTTCTTCGGCTTCGGTATTGTGCTCTTTACGGTCGTGCAGGCGATTCCCTCGGGCACCGTCGCCGGCCTGCAAGGCTTTATCTTCGGCAAGGCCGCGGCGCTCGTGGCCGCGGACGTGCAGTTGATCGCCTGGACGAGCCTGGTGGCGCTGACCGTCTGCGCGGCGTTCTTCAAAGAGTTCAGCCTGTTGTGTTTCGACGACGGCTACGCGGCCGCCTCGGGCTGGCCGGTCGTGGCGCTCGACTTGTTGCTGATGGCGCTGGTCTCCACGGTCACGGTCATCGGTTTGCAGAGCGTCGGTCTGTTGATGGTCGTTGCACTGCTCATCGTGCCGGCCGTTTCGGCGCGATTTTGGACCGATCATCTGCCCGCCTTGGTGATCGGCGCGGGGACGCTCGGATGCCTGACCGCGGTGGCCGGCACGTTGTCCAGCGCGCTGTTCTCGCGATTGCCGACCGGCGCGATCATCGTGTTGTGCGGCTGTGCGGCCTTCTTGCTGAGCATGTTCGCCAGTCCCCGGCATGGATTGGTTCGGCGTTGGATCGTGCAGCACAAGTTGCAGGCCTCGATTGATCGACAACACCTGCTGCGTGCCTGCTTTGAATACCTCGAAGATCATGCGGCCGAGTCCGTCGATGGGGCCACGGCGCGCGTCGTCCCGCTGCAGGCCCTGGCCACGGCCCGCGCCTGGCCTCCGCGTACGTTGCGCCGACTGATCAACGCGGCGGAGCGCGACGAGCTGCTCTACCAGACCGACGCAGCCAGTTGTCAGCTCACCGAGGCTGGGTGGCATCGCGCCAAGCAAGTCGCCCGCAACCACCGGCTGTGGGAGCTCTACCTGATCTCGCGGGCCGACGTCGCGCCCCAGCGAGTCGATCGTTATGCCGACATGATTGAGCACGTCCTCGAGCCGGAAATCGTGCTCCAGCTCGAAGCCCAATTGGCAGCGCAGAGTGCTGATCGTGTGGTTGTGCCCCCGAGCCCGCATGGCCCCCTGGCCCGGGGCGAGGAGGCCTGA
- a CDS encoding metal ABC transporter permease: MLREFAQLIGQWGTFDTWIVITAALAAMACALPGNYLLLRRQSLMGDALSHAVLPGIAGAFLAVHAARQAGWLTAADYGTWWHAAMFTGAIAIGMLTALLAETVQKLGGVESSAALGVVFTGMFAVGLILIRVAADRIHLDADCVLYGTIETVVMDTVAQTGIPRAAVVNGAMLGVNLLLAGLFWKELRIAAFDPALATTQGISAGAMHYGLMAITAATLVAAFESVGSILVVAMLIVPAATAHLLTDSLSRMVGLSLLIAAASAALGHLAAITVPGIVFPRLGFTTVTDASTAGMMAVAAGGLFIGAVLFGHEYGLVSRLLRRTALRLRVAAEDILGAMFRHEEDGGGARPLSLGELPPRRGWSRWLQRLALSRLARKQMVAFEGGGYRLTDAGRIAAQDLVRSHRLWESYLEKHLGLSAARLHKSAHRMEHFIGPELREELASELDRPAIDPHGRTIPPPAN; this comes from the coding sequence ATGCTCCGCGAATTCGCACAACTGATCGGCCAATGGGGCACGTTCGACACGTGGATCGTGATCACCGCCGCGCTGGCGGCCATGGCCTGCGCGCTGCCCGGCAACTATCTGCTGCTGCGCCGCCAGAGCTTGATGGGAGACGCCCTGAGCCATGCCGTGTTGCCAGGTATTGCCGGAGCGTTTCTGGCGGTCCACGCCGCGCGGCAGGCCGGCTGGCTGACCGCGGCCGATTATGGTACCTGGTGGCACGCCGCCATGTTCACCGGCGCGATTGCCATCGGCATGCTGACGGCACTGCTCGCCGAGACCGTGCAGAAACTTGGCGGCGTCGAGAGTTCGGCCGCCCTCGGCGTCGTGTTTACGGGCATGTTTGCCGTGGGCCTGATCCTGATTCGGGTGGCGGCCGACCGCATTCACCTGGATGCCGATTGTGTGTTGTACGGCACGATCGAAACGGTCGTGATGGACACCGTGGCTCAGACGGGCATCCCGCGCGCCGCGGTCGTCAACGGCGCCATGCTCGGCGTCAATCTGCTGCTCGCCGGCCTGTTCTGGAAGGAGTTGCGCATCGCGGCCTTCGACCCGGCACTGGCCACCACGCAGGGCATTTCGGCGGGCGCGATGCACTACGGGCTCATGGCGATTACGGCGGCCACGCTCGTGGCGGCGTTCGAAAGCGTCGGCAGCATCCTAGTCGTCGCTATGCTGATCGTTCCGGCGGCCACGGCGCATCTCCTGACCGATAGCCTCAGCCGGATGGTCGGCCTGAGCTTGTTGATTGCCGCCGCCAGCGCGGCTCTGGGGCACCTGGCCGCCATCACCGTGCCGGGAATCGTGTTTCCACGCCTGGGTTTCACGACGGTCACCGACGCCAGCACGGCAGGCATGATGGCCGTCGCCGCGGGCGGTTTGTTCATCGGGGCCGTGTTATTTGGCCACGAATATGGACTGGTCAGCCGTTTGCTGCGGCGCACAGCCCTGCGGCTGCGCGTGGCGGCCGAGGACATCTTGGGAGCGATGTTCCGCCACGAAGAAGACGGAGGTGGCGCTCGGCCGCTATCGCTGGGCGAACTCCCGCCGCGCCGCGGCTGGTCACGCTGGCTGCAGCGGCTGGCCCTCTCCCGGCTGGCCCGAAAACAAATGGTTGCTTTCGAGGGCGGTGGCTACCGCTTGACCGACGCCGGACGCATTGCGGCCCAAGACCTCGTTCGGTCGCATCGACTGTGGGAGTCCTACCTGGAAAAGCATCTCGGGCTTTCCGCCGCGCGGTTGCACAAATCGGCACACCGCATGGAGCACTTTATCGGGCCCGAGCTGCGCGAAGAACTGGCCAGCGAGCTTGATCGTCCGGCGATCGATCCGCACGGTCGCACGATCCCGCCGCCGGCGAATTAG
- a CDS encoding PSD1 and planctomycete cytochrome C domain-containing protein, whose protein sequence is MECRPYAALIAACCLALASTSISAAADDPEKLAFFENQVRPLLVKHCYSCHSHEAETLRGNLYLDNREGWEKGGDSGPAVIPGKPDESPVVTAVRYGDDGFQMPPAGKLAADEIATLERWVADGAIDPRTAPVNVARAARTIDVEAGRRWWAFQPLRQVSPPHPAGDDWSITPVDGFIVTALHAQGLTPRAPVDRRRLCRRVYFDLIGLPPSPEEVEAFVADTAPDAYERLVDRLLSSPHYGERWARHWLDLVRFAESHGFEHDYDREYAYHYRDFVIRALNEDLPYDRFVQWQLAGDELAPDDPLALAATGFLAAGVHATQITANQVEKERYDELDDMLNTTGTALLGLTLGCARCHDHKFDPIPSSDYYRMLSVFTTTVRANLDVNLDPSGFAAQRARFDAEHAPFEAAVARYAAEQLPAALEQWLAEPSAATQPVWTVLVPERSASAGGATLVPQPDGSVLLSGNNPDKDTLTFVLRTDQVGLTSLKVEALADPSFPAGGPGRAPNGNIQLTDVRVEAAPASGEGAPVLLVWTAAAATFEQNDQLAVRLAIDGDKSTGWAVDGQLGRDHAAVFTAQDDFGFSGGTVLTVTLDFQGNTQHIIGRPRFSISCAARPAPLDGLVAPAAIQSILASRAASASAELSDADRQTLLAWYKPLDAGWRELRRQADEHLRQAPQPQTAKMLVSSEGVPAIRLHTQGGDFLDATHFLKRGDPNQKLDVATPAYLQVLTSAPNGENHWHRDPPAGWRTSYRRAALANWLTDPQFGAGSLLARVIVNRLWQHHLGRGIVATPSDFGAQGAPPSHPELLDWLAEQLIAGGWQLKPLHRLILTSAVYRQDSAYDEHAATIDPDNQWYWRFRPRRIEGEAVRDTLLALSGTWDRRMYGPGTLDLTQRRRSIYFTVKRSQMVPWMLVFDAPDGVTGLAQRPVTTVAPQALLLLNNPVAYDLAGQLAARVSTAAEQPVTDEQAVRNGFLLALQRQPTADELQGSLAFLAAQAKSYRQANHADPARAALTDFCHTLFGLNELIYVD, encoded by the coding sequence ATGGAATGCCGCCCATACGCCGCCCTGATCGCAGCCTGTTGCCTGGCGCTTGCCAGCACCTCGATTTCGGCGGCGGCCGACGATCCCGAAAAGCTCGCCTTTTTCGAAAACCAGGTGCGCCCCCTGCTGGTCAAGCACTGTTACTCGTGCCATTCGCATGAGGCCGAGACCCTTCGCGGCAACCTGTATCTCGACAATCGCGAGGGCTGGGAGAAGGGGGGCGATTCAGGACCGGCAGTCATTCCAGGAAAACCGGATGAGAGCCCCGTCGTGACCGCCGTTCGATACGGCGACGACGGATTTCAAATGCCCCCCGCGGGCAAGCTCGCGGCCGACGAGATCGCGACGCTCGAGCGTTGGGTGGCCGACGGCGCGATCGATCCGCGAACCGCGCCGGTCAATGTGGCCCGCGCCGCACGCACAATCGACGTCGAGGCCGGTCGGCGCTGGTGGGCGTTTCAACCACTGCGTCAGGTCTCTCCGCCCCACCCTGCAGGCGACGACTGGTCGATCACGCCGGTCGATGGCTTCATCGTCACGGCTTTGCACGCGCAGGGCCTGACTCCGCGTGCGCCCGTCGACCGACGCCGCCTTTGTCGCCGGGTATATTTCGACCTGATCGGGCTGCCGCCGTCACCCGAAGAGGTCGAGGCCTTTGTCGCCGACACCGCGCCCGACGCCTATGAACGGCTCGTCGACCGGCTGTTATCCAGCCCGCACTACGGCGAGCGCTGGGCGCGGCATTGGCTCGATCTGGTGCGCTTCGCCGAAAGTCACGGATTCGAGCACGATTACGACCGCGAGTATGCCTACCACTATCGCGATTTCGTGATCCGCGCGCTGAACGAAGACCTGCCCTACGATCGGTTCGTTCAATGGCAGCTCGCGGGCGACGAATTGGCGCCCGACGATCCCCTGGCGTTGGCGGCGACGGGCTTCCTGGCCGCGGGCGTACACGCCACGCAGATCACGGCCAACCAGGTCGAAAAGGAACGCTACGACGAACTCGACGACATGCTCAACACGACGGGCACCGCGCTGCTCGGCCTGACTTTGGGCTGTGCCCGTTGTCACGATCATAAGTTCGATCCGATTCCCTCGTCCGACTACTACCGCATGCTCTCGGTCTTTACGACGACCGTACGGGCCAACCTCGACGTGAATCTCGATCCGTCCGGTTTCGCCGCTCAACGCGCGCGTTTCGACGCGGAGCATGCACCCTTCGAGGCCGCGGTCGCGCGCTATGCAGCGGAGCAACTGCCGGCGGCGCTCGAGCAGTGGCTCGCCGAACCGTCCGCAGCGACGCAGCCGGTCTGGACCGTGCTTGTGCCCGAACGATCGGCCTCGGCTGGCGGCGCAACGCTTGTGCCGCAGCCCGACGGCTCCGTCCTGCTCTCGGGCAACAACCCCGACAAAGACACCCTGACGTTTGTGCTGCGCACGGATCAAGTCGGACTGACATCGCTCAAGGTCGAGGCCCTGGCCGATCCGTCGTTTCCCGCCGGCGGACCCGGCCGCGCTCCCAACGGCAACATTCAACTAACCGATGTCCGCGTCGAAGCGGCCCCCGCCAGCGGCGAAGGCGCGCCCGTCTTGCTCGTCTGGACGGCCGCCGCCGCGACGTTCGAGCAGAACGATCAGCTCGCCGTACGCCTGGCGATCGATGGCGACAAGTCGACCGGGTGGGCCGTCGATGGGCAGCTCGGCCGCGACCATGCCGCGGTGTTTACCGCGCAAGACGATTTTGGTTTTTCCGGCGGCACGGTGCTCACCGTCACACTCGACTTCCAGGGCAACACGCAACACATCATCGGCCGTCCCCGGTTCTCGATCAGCTGCGCGGCGCGTCCCGCCCCCCTCGACGGCCTCGTCGCGCCGGCCGCGATTCAGTCGATTCTCGCGTCGCGTGCTGCAAGCGCCTCTGCCGAGCTCAGCGACGCCGATCGCCAGACCCTGCTCGCCTGGTACAAGCCCCTCGACGCGGGTTGGCGAGAATTGCGCCGCCAGGCCGACGAACATTTGCGCCAAGCCCCGCAGCCGCAGACCGCCAAGATGCTCGTCTCGAGCGAAGGCGTGCCGGCCATTCGCCTGCACACCCAGGGCGGCGACTTTCTCGACGCGACGCACTTTCTCAAGCGCGGCGATCCGAATCAGAAACTCGACGTCGCCACGCCGGCCTATTTGCAAGTCCTGACCAGCGCGCCCAACGGCGAAAACCACTGGCATCGAGATCCCCCCGCCGGTTGGCGAACTTCCTACCGCCGGGCCGCGCTGGCCAACTGGCTCACCGATCCGCAATTCGGCGCCGGCAGCCTGCTGGCGCGCGTGATCGTCAACCGGTTGTGGCAGCACCATCTCGGACGAGGCATCGTGGCCACACCCAGCGACTTCGGCGCGCAAGGGGCGCCGCCGTCGCACCCCGAGCTGCTCGATTGGCTCGCCGAACAGCTCATCGCCGGAGGCTGGCAGCTCAAACCCCTGCACCGGCTGATTCTGACCAGCGCCGTCTACCGCCAGGATTCGGCCTACGACGAGCACGCCGCCACGATCGACCCGGACAACCAGTGGTACTGGCGGTTTCGACCGCGCCGCATCGAAGGTGAGGCCGTCCGCGACACGCTGCTCGCCCTGTCCGGTACCTGGGATCGCCGGATGTATGGTCCGGGCACACTCGACCTGACCCAGCGCCGGCGAAGCATCTATTTCACCGTCAAGCGCAGCCAGATGGTCCCTTGGATGCTCGTCTTCGATGCACCGGACGGCGTCACGGGGCTTGCGCAGCGTCCGGTGACGACCGTGGCGCCGCAAGCGCTGCTGCTGCTCAATAATCCGGTGGCCTACGATCTGGCCGGCCAACTGGCGGCCCGCGTCAGCACGGCTGCCGAACAGCCTGTGACGGACGAGCAGGCCGTGCGCAATGGTTTTCTCCTGGCCCTGCAGCGGCAGCCCACAGCCGACGAATTGCAGGGCTCGCTCGCTTTCCTCGCTGCGCAAGCGAAATCCTACCGACAAGCCAACCATGCCGATCCTGCGCGCGCCGCGCTGACCGATTTTTGCCACACGTTGTTCGGGCTCAACGAATTGATCTATGTCGATTAG
- a CDS encoding DUF1501 domain-containing protein codes for MHDTPAPSTPICSPLGRREFLRRAGSGCGMLALADMLARDGRLAPMASAASPAAINPLAPHAGHHPAKAKSMIWLFMNGGQSQVDTWDYKPELAKRDGQPLPGFDPKTGFFADQVGPLMKSPFQFQQRGATGTWTSEIFPLLGEHVDDLAFMYSCFTETNNHSPALFQVNTGFSRMGFPCVGSWITYGLGSESNSLPGFVVMYDTLGRGLPKGNASNWSAGFLPSVFQGTALNAQGDPIDNLTRNVHQNDAQQRAQLDFLHRLNDAYQAQHPADAELAARIESFELAYRMQTVAPDALDVASESAAIQDLYGLHDKQCAHFAKQCLIARRLVERGVRFVQIYSGGMENQRSWDGHVDIAGNHRQFAGETDRPIAALLSDLKRLGLWDSTLVVCNGEFGRLPIAQKSPTPGRDHNPHAFTAWLAGGGVKAGARHGATDDVGFKAVADRVSIHDLHATILHLMGLDHKRLTFRFNGRDFRLTDVSGEVVQTVLA; via the coding sequence ATGCACGACACACCTGCCCCTAGCACGCCCATTTGTTCACCTCTCGGGCGGCGCGAGTTCTTGCGCCGGGCCGGCAGCGGTTGCGGCATGTTGGCCCTGGCCGACATGTTGGCGCGCGACGGCCGACTCGCACCCATGGCCTCGGCGGCCTCGCCGGCGGCGATCAATCCGCTCGCCCCGCACGCCGGCCATCATCCGGCGAAGGCCAAGAGCATGATCTGGCTGTTCATGAACGGCGGTCAAAGCCAGGTCGACACCTGGGACTACAAGCCCGAGTTGGCCAAGCGCGACGGTCAGCCGCTGCCCGGCTTCGACCCCAAGACGGGCTTCTTCGCCGATCAGGTGGGTCCGTTGATGAAGTCGCCGTTTCAATTCCAGCAGCGCGGCGCGACGGGTACGTGGACATCGGAGATTTTTCCGCTGCTGGGCGAGCACGTCGACGATTTGGCGTTCATGTATTCCTGCTTTACAGAGACCAACAACCATTCGCCGGCCCTGTTCCAGGTGAACACGGGCTTCAGCCGGATGGGCTTTCCGTGCGTCGGATCGTGGATCACCTATGGCCTCGGCTCGGAAAGCAACAGCCTGCCCGGGTTCGTGGTGATGTACGACACGCTCGGCCGCGGCCTGCCCAAGGGCAACGCCAGCAATTGGAGCGCCGGCTTCTTGCCGAGCGTCTTTCAAGGTACGGCGCTAAATGCCCAGGGCGATCCGATCGACAATCTCACGCGCAACGTCCACCAGAACGATGCGCAGCAGCGCGCCCAGCTCGACTTTCTGCATCGGCTGAACGACGCCTATCAAGCGCAACACCCAGCCGATGCCGAACTGGCCGCACGCATCGAAAGCTTCGAGTTGGCCTATCGCATGCAGACGGTCGCGCCCGACGCGCTCGACGTCGCCAGCGAGTCGGCGGCGATCCAAGACCTGTACGGCCTGCATGACAAGCAGTGCGCGCACTTTGCCAAGCAATGCCTGATTGCCCGCCGGCTCGTCGAGCGCGGCGTTCGCTTCGTGCAGATCTACAGCGGTGGCATGGAAAACCAGCGCAGCTGGGACGGGCACGTCGACATTGCCGGCAACCACCGCCAATTCGCCGGCGAGACCGATCGCCCGATCGCGGCGCTACTCAGCGACCTGAAGCGTTTAGGGCTTTGGGACTCGACCCTGGTCGTCTGCAATGGCGAATTTGGCCGGCTGCCCATCGCGCAGAAGAGCCCCACGCCCGGTCGCGACCACAACCCGCACGCCTTTACCGCCTGGCTGGCAGGCGGAGGCGTCAAGGCCGGCGCGCGCCATGGAGCGACCGACGACGTCGGCTTCAAGGCCGTGGCCGACCGCGTTTCGATTCACGACCTGCACGCCACGATCTTGCACTTGATGGGTCTCGACCACAAGCGGCTCACGTTCCGCTTCAATGGCCGCGACTTCCGCCTGACCGACGTCTCGGGCGAAGTCGTCCAAACGGTCCTGGCATAA
- a CDS encoding phytanoyl-CoA dioxygenase family protein → MQPVDECADQIDTQGYVVCSCVFSPQGVGELAARIERDLSSHEAKASLLQREGVAVAARNVLDWCPAARDCWQVPELLALLNNILGPRCGLVRALYFDKTPEKSWALPWHRDMTIAVRSSDLPRRVFSKPTHKAGVAHVEAPEELLRQMLTLRLFLDDVTLENGPLVVLPGSHRMGKPLPDDFAQSKPVLGKAGDVLAMRPLLAHTSGHSSAETRLRRRTIHLEFAGVPDLPDGYQWHWFWPLPAVPRGAKAELS, encoded by the coding sequence GTGCCGATCAGATCGACACGCAGGGCTATGTGGTTTGCTCCTGCGTGTTTTCGCCGCAAGGGGTTGGTGAGTTGGCGGCTCGAATCGAGCGCGATCTATCCTCGCACGAGGCCAAGGCGAGCTTGCTGCAGCGCGAAGGAGTGGCGGTCGCCGCGCGCAACGTGCTCGATTGGTGCCCTGCGGCGCGCGATTGTTGGCAAGTGCCCGAGCTGTTGGCGTTGTTGAACAACATTTTGGGCCCGAGATGTGGCCTCGTGCGCGCGCTGTACTTCGACAAGACGCCGGAAAAGAGCTGGGCCTTACCGTGGCACCGCGACATGACGATTGCTGTGCGAAGTAGCGACTTGCCTCGTCGCGTATTCAGCAAGCCGACGCACAAAGCAGGCGTCGCGCACGTCGAAGCCCCTGAAGAGTTGTTACGGCAGATGCTGACGCTACGGTTGTTTCTCGACGACGTCACTTTGGAGAATGGACCGCTCGTGGTGCTTCCCGGGTCGCACCGGATGGGTAAACCGCTGCCAGACGACTTTGCGCAGTCGAAGCCCGTGCTCGGCAAAGCCGGCGACGTGCTCGCCATGCGACCGCTCTTGGCGCATACGAGCGGCCATTCGAGTGCCGAGACGCGCCTGCGTCGTCGCACGATTCATCTCGAGTTCGCCGGCGTGCCGGATCTGCCCGATGGCTACCAGTGGCACTGGTTCTGGCCGCTGCCGGCGGTGCCGCGCGGCGCAAAGGCTGAGCTTTCTTGA